Part of the Methanolobus chelungpuianus genome is shown below.
CACTTACACTTAATACTTCTTTTTTCTTGAATGACCAATGCGCCAGCACCGGAGGGTGTGTGGGGCTGATGAGATTGTTCTTTGTTCTGAATGTGTAGCGCGTGCTGTACATGACTTTTTGCGTGTATACCATTCATGTTTCTAGGCGACCGCTTCTTGATAATAGTTTCACTAATTTAGCTTCACGCTTCTATTGATTTAATTGTATATTTTTATGCGTATATTCAAAAGCATCTTTATACGATCACTCCCTCTATTCACATGCTTCTCTCTCGTTCGAAAGTAAAGGGGTCTACAGGCCCTTTTTACTTTTTTGGCATCTTTCTCTTTTCCGCTTGCTTTACTGTAGTCTAATAAGAACTCTATCCTGCATAAGGAACTAATAAATGCTTGAACAGATAAAAACAAACATACAACTTGTTCGCTTGTGGGGTACCCAAATGAAAGAATACGATCTCATTATCATCGGCACAGGCTCAGGAACCAACTATCTTTATCCTATGCTGGACGCTGACCCTGATATGAGGATTGCCGTCATTGATAAAGATGAACCTGGCGGCATCTGCCTTACCAGAGGCTGTATTCCCTCCAAGCTGCTCCTTTATCCGGCAGAGCTTGTAAGGGATATCGGGACTGCCGCAAACTTCGGCATCAGTGCACATATCGAAAACATAGACTTCGGGGCCGTAATGCACAGGATGAGGAGCATCATATCCCAGGATATTGACAATGTACGGCACAGTCTTACCCATAACAAAAGAATAGATTACTATAACGCGACAGCCAGCTTTGTTTCACCCTACACCCTGGAGGTCGGCTATGAGGTCATAAAGTCAGAAATGATTTTCCTGAGCACAGGCTCAAAACCTTCGATACCTCCGGTCAAAGGTCTTGAGGAAACGGGCTACCTTACCAGCGACACAGTTCTCTCAATGGAAGAACTTCCCGCAAGCCTCGCAATAATAGGAGGTGGCTACATCGCCGCCGAATACGGCCACTTTTTTTCGGCCATGGGTGCAAAGGTCACGATAATAGGAAGGAACCCTTACTTCATTCCTGACGAGGAACCCGAGATATCAGTTCTTGCAAAGCGCATGATGTCTGAGCATATGGAGATACTCACAAATCATGAAGTGCTTGAAGTCTCTGCCTCTCCCGAGGGTAAAAAGGTCCTTGCCAGGGATCGCAGGACAGGTGAGGAGAAGACCATCGTAGCCGCCGAGATTCTGGTAGCCACAGGCCGCTCTCCCAATAACGCTCTCCTGAAACCCGGTCTCGGGGGAATAGAGACAGATGCCCTTGGCTGGATAAAGGTCAATGAGAACCTGGGAAGTTCACAGAAGAACGTGTGGGCCTTTGGGGATGCCACCGGAAAGTATCTCTTCAAGCATGTCGCAAACCATGAGTCCACAGTAGTCTACTACAATGCGATCCTGGGCAGGCAAGCCAAAGCTGATTATCACGCTGTTCCCCATGCAGTCTTCAGTTATCCTGAAATAGCCGGTGTGGGAATGAGCGAACTTGCAGCCGCAGAAATGTACGGGAAGGATAACATCGTCATCGGCTTCTACCGTTTTGAGGACACGGGCAAAGGAAAGGCAATGGACCTGAAGGATGAGTTCGTGAAGGTCATCCTTGAAGCGCCAACTCAAAAGATCCTGGGTGCCCACATAATAGGCCCTCACGCCTCCGTGCTCATTCATGAGATAATTCCTCTCATGTACACCTCGAAGCAGGATGCAGCCCCGCTAATGTATGCAATGGACATCCACCCCTCTCTCAGCGAGGTTATCAAGAGAGCCTTTTACTCAAGGATGCCGGTGGATGAATATCATATGGTCATGCAGGCACTGGGGCTGGAATAGATCCGTCAGATTTTACCTTAAGCTGCATGGAGGTACTCTGAATCCTATTCCCCGTCATACACAAAGGCCATTCTATTGCTTCTTTTTTGCATAGCTTGCACGGGCCTTGCATTTCTCCTTTTTCCTTGCTCTCATGATTCACTGTCAGCTCCATACTTTCTCTAGCAGGAGACCAATTTCTATGAAGCCTCTCAAATAAAAACTAATTTTCCATAGTATTTTTCTTTTTGTATCCGTTTTCTCCTTTTCTTGAAATGATATCGAAAGTCAGAATGTCCTCATCATTATCATCATACTCACTTACTAAAATATATCAGAATGATTAAATAGATAGAATTGCATGTATTGTATGGGGTTATTAGTTAAGAAACATTACTAATAAGTTTTCTTCCCGTACTACCCAGAAATGCGGAATGTGCGTTTTTGGTTGCCTGGTATTAACTTTGTCGTTGCTTAGCTGAAAGCAACTTCTAGTGGTCAAGGAGAGGTAATTTATGATCAAATTAAAAAAAGAATATTTTATCACAATACTGATAGCTGCCGCTGTAGTATTTTCCATGGCTCCTGCTGCAGTAGCCGCCACCGAATATTCGCATTCGGTGAATTGGACAGGCCATGGATCAGATTCTCAGCGCTGCGGAACACCGGATGAAGACGATCCACGCTATGAAATTTACACTGAAACCGGTGGTTGGATGCACTGGGTATTTGCTAACAAAGGTGAATCAACAAATGCAACACTGGTTGTAAATGGTGTAGTGTATTATGCAGGAGAGCCATTGAATGCTAATGTATGGCATTTCTACACTCCATTCTATAACCTGACCGGACTCACGGCCACCATCTATCTGAACGGAGAGCCAGAAAAGCCAGCCAGGCTTGTTATTTCCGACTATTGTCCGGGCGATGGTAATGGTAACATCTCGGAAATATTAACAGTCCTAAAAACCGTTAATACATCCTACAACCTTACTCACAGTTGGTCTATAAACAAGTCTGTTGATACAGATAATGGACATGAGCACAATGGCTTCCCCAAGATCTGGCTCTTTGCTGATGGCAGCGGCAATGAGAATGCCACCTGGACCGTGAATGTGAACTATACTGGCTCTGATGAAAGCGACCACATGATCTGGGGCGAAATTACAATTATAAATGGAGGTAATGTAGCTGCTAATATCACCAGTGTAGTGGATGAACTTGCCGGCACACCGATCTTTATAGACTGTAATGTGACTTTCCCCTACACCCTTCCCGCAGGTGAGAGCCTTACATGCACTTACAGCAACAGTACTTATGCAACGGGCTTCAATAATGCTACTGTAACGACTTTCAATGAGACAAGGGAAGTGCAGAATTTAACATATACCTCCTTGCCGGAGCCTATTACATGGGGCGATCCGGATAACGAGTTCTTTAAAACCATCAACGTCTCTGATCTAAGCGATCTCTTTGGTGAAGTGGCTTTGGGCAATGTTACTGCTCCGAACAACATGACATTCACCTACGACAAGGAGTTTGCTTGGGATGATTACGGCAAGGACAGCTGCGGTGACTTTGTTTATAACAACACAGCCACCATAGTCGAGACAGGCCAGTCTGCAGATGCCACGCTCAAGGTCAATGTCCAGCCTCTGATCACGGTTGAAAAGACAGTGGATACTTCATACAACCGTACGCACAACTGGTCTATTGACAAATCCGTTGACACGGAGAAGGGATATGAGCACGAGGGCTTCCCCAAGATCTGGCTCTTTGCTGATGGCAGCGGCGATGAGAATGCCACCTGGAACGTTAATGTGACCTACGAGGGCTACCAGGACAGCGGCCATAAAGTCTCAGGAACGATAACCATAATCAACGACAATAATGTCAGCGTAGAAATCACTAGTGCTGTGGACGAACTTAAT
Proteins encoded:
- a CDS encoding dihydrolipoyl dehydrogenase encodes the protein MKEYDLIIIGTGSGTNYLYPMLDADPDMRIAVIDKDEPGGICLTRGCIPSKLLLYPAELVRDIGTAANFGISAHIENIDFGAVMHRMRSIISQDIDNVRHSLTHNKRIDYYNATASFVSPYTLEVGYEVIKSEMIFLSTGSKPSIPPVKGLEETGYLTSDTVLSMEELPASLAIIGGGYIAAEYGHFFSAMGAKVTIIGRNPYFIPDEEPEISVLAKRMMSEHMEILTNHEVLEVSASPEGKKVLARDRRTGEEKTIVAAEILVATGRSPNNALLKPGLGGIETDALGWIKVNENLGSSQKNVWAFGDATGKYLFKHVANHESTVVYYNAILGRQAKADYHAVPHAVFSYPEIAGVGMSELAAAEMYGKDNIVIGFYRFEDTGKGKAMDLKDEFVKVILEAPTQKILGAHIIGPHASVLIHEIIPLMYTSKQDAAPLMYAMDIHPSLSEVIKRAFYSRMPVDEYHMVMQALGLE